A genomic region of Oryza glaberrima chromosome 1, OglaRS2, whole genome shotgun sequence contains the following coding sequences:
- the LOC127777476 gene encoding putative UPF0481 protein At3g02645, protein MNMQTIPSATVLDEAGVTFVKQNVALAKFSECFMTKRTAPPCPRTIPRATELLEAGVTFVLGEAAAPEYRFGVTFDRRRGTRCGEVPGLLTSYVALMSSLIVTARDVALLRRHRILESLLADDEEAARFFARLGDCGAINYKEQAFAGLYEDVSRYCDSPWHRYRAVLYRDYFASPWSVISLVVAALVVFLTAAQTYFTVFPAKN, encoded by the exons ATGAATATGCAAACAATACCGTCGGCCACCGTGTTGGACGAGGCCGGTGTGACCTTCGTCAAGCAGAATGTAGCGCTTGCCAAGTTCAGCGAGTGTTTCATGACCAAGCGGACCGCACCGCCGTGTCCGCGGACGATACCGCGCGCCACCGAGCTCCTCGAGGCCGGGGTCACCTTCGTtctgggcgaggcggcggcgccggagtacAGGTTCGGCGTGACGTTCGACCGCCGGAGAGGA ACGCGGTGCGGCGAGGTGCCGGGCCTCCTCACCagctacgtggcgctgatgagCAGCCTCATCGTGACGGCGCGCGACGTCGCGCTGCTCCGCCGGCACCGCATCCTGGAGAGCCTgctggccgacgacgaggaggcggcccgGTTCTTCGCCCGCCTCGGCGACTGCGGCGCCATCAACTACAAGGAGCAGGCTTTCGCGGGGCTGTACGAGGACGTGAGCCGGTACTGCGACTCGCCCTGGCACCGCTACAGGGCGGTGCTGTACCGCGACTACTTCGCCAGCCCATGGTCGGTCATCTCCCTTGTGGTCGCCGCTCTCGTCGTCTTCCTTACCGCTGCACAAACTTACTTCACCGTGTTCCCTGCCAAAAATTGA
- the LOC127781844 gene encoding ent-cassadiene C11-alpha-hydroxylase 1-like, with protein sequence MEKSSELWLLWAVFSASLVFLYLTIRRRSGAGAGGKPPLPPGPTPLPLIGNLLDLRGGVIHDKLAALARVYGPVMMIKLGLNDAVIISSRDAAREAFTRYDRHLAARAIPDTFRANGFHERSAVFLPSSDERWKALRGIQGTHIFTPRGLAAVRPVRERKVRDIIAYFRDHTGEELVIRQAIHTGVLNLVSSSFFSMDIAGMGSETARELREHVDEIMTVFAQPNVSDYFPFLRRLDLQGLRRSTKRRFDRIFSILDDIVERRLVDRGARETSPNNKSKHHDGGDFLDALLELMVTGKMERDDVTAMLFEAFVAGGDTVAFTLEWVMADLLRNPPVMAKLRAELGDVLGGKDQSSIEEHDAARLPYLQAVLKESMRLHSVGPLLHHFAAEDGVVVGGYAVPRGATVLFNTRAIMRDPAAWERPEEFAPERFLAREGKAPVDFRGKEADFIPFGSGRRLCPGIPLAERVMPYILALMLREFEWRLPDGVSPEELDVSEKFMSVNVLAVPLKAVPVKVIN encoded by the coding sequence ATggagaagagcagcgagctatGGTTGCTATGGGCGGTTTTCTCCGCCTCTCTCGTCTTCCTCTACCTCACCATCCGACGACgctccggtgccggcgccggcggcaaacCACCCTTGCCGCCGGGGCCAACGCCTCTCCCGCTCATCGGCAACCTGCTCGACCTCCGCGGCGGCGTCATCCACGACAagctcgccgccctcgcgcgcGTCTACGGGCCGGTCATGATGATCAAGCTGGGCCTCAACGACGCCGTGATCATCTCCTCCAGGGACGCCGCGAGGGAGGCGTTCACGCGGTACGACCGCCACCTCGCGGCGCGCGCCATCCCGGACACGTTCCGCGCCAACGGCTTCCACGAGCGGTCCGCGGTGTTCCTCCCGAGCTCCGACGAGCGGTGGAAGGCGCTGCGCGGCATCCAGGGCACGCACATCTTCACCCCGCGCGGCCTCGCCGCGGTGCGCCCCGTCCGCGAGCGGAAGGTGCGCGACATCATCGCCTACTTCCGCGACCACACCGGCGAGGAGCTCGTCATCCGCCAGGCCATCCACACCGGCGTGCTCAACCTCGTGTCCAGCTCCTTCTTCTCCATGGACATCGCCGGCATGGGCTCCGAGACTGCGCGCGAGCTCCGGGAGCACGTCGACGAGATCATGACGGTGTTCGCGCAGCCCAACGTCTCCGACTACTTCCcgttcctccgccgcctcgacctccaGGGCCTGCGCCGCTCGACCAAGCGGCGCTTCGACCGGATCTTCTCCATCCTGGACGACATCGTCGAGCGCCGCCTGGTGGATCGCGGCGCACGAGAAACCAGCCCGAACAACAAGAGCAAgcaccacgacggcggcgacttccTCGACGCGCTCCTCGAGCTCATGGTGACCGGCAAGATGGAGCGCGACGACGTGACGGCGATGCTGTTCGAGGCGttcgtggccggcggcgacacggTGGCCTTCACCCTGGAGTGGGTGATGGCCGACCTGCTCCGCAACCCGCCCGTGATGGCCAAGCTCCGCGCGGAGCTCGGCGACGTCCTCGGCGGCAAGGACCAATCTTCCATCGAGGAGCACGACGCGGCGAGGCTGCCCTACCTGCAGGCGGTGCTCAAGGAGTCGATGCGGCTGCACTCGGTGGGTCCCCTGCTGCACCACttcgcggcggaggacggcgtggTGGTGGGCGGGTACGCGGTGCCCCGGGGCGCCACCGTGCTGTTCAACACGCGCGCCATCATGCGCGAcccggcggcgtgggagagGCCCGAGGAGTTCGCGCCGGAGAGGTTCCTGGCGAGGGAGGGGAAGGCGCCGGTGGACTTCCGCGGGAAGGAGGCCGACTTCATCCCGTTCGGGTCCGGGCGGAGGCTGTGCCCCGGGATTCCGCTGGCGGAGCGCGTCATGCCCTACATACTGGCGCTGATGCTGCGCGAGTTCGAGTGGCGGCTCCCCGACGGCGTGTCGCCGGAGGAGCTGGACGTCAGCGAGAAGTTCATGTCCGTCAACGTGCTCGCCGTCCCTCTCAAGGCCGTGCCTGTCAAGGTGATCAACTGA
- the LOC127781854 gene encoding 70 kDa peptidyl-prolyl isomerase-like isoform X1 — MQGFSMAVSSMQAGEKAVFTIPPELAGTKSRCPADIPANLPPNQALQFDVELISLITITDILDNEGILKKTIKRGVGNDKPCDLDEVLVNYNACLEDGMSVSMSEGVEFNLAEGFFCPAFARAVETMTEGEEVVLIVKPEYGFGERGRPSIGDEAAVPPDATLYVYLQLMSWKTVRHIGQNGTILKKTLHRGNLEGQHTENQAVVGVRLIGKLHDGAVFDQRGHQGDEPFEFVVDEEQVSDDLEETVLTMWEGEVSLFTIPPQCLQDQHMVVPPGSSVTYEIELVSVVNDKHPWLMSQAESVEAAVEKEKEGDKLFGSSKYLRAYRRYYKARQIILSCFRRGDIDGEIKQMLISFAFKAAECATQLQRFEQAYHRYREPFRPKEQHSIGWTMTTGAISSMRLKQGHKYRGGMIFVPPIARPGANVPTSRSPATQATRVVNTNRVTTNIENQNSGTTRKSLGSCFRSCLAPIVGPL; from the exons ATGCAAGGCTTCAGTATGGCTGTTAGCTCAATGCAAGCAGGGGAGAAAGCTGTATTCACCATCCCTCCAGAATTAGCAGGCACCAAGTCTCGGTGTCCTGCTGATATCCCAGCGAACCTTCCTCCCAACCAAGCACTACAGTTTGATGTTGAGCTCATCTCTCTTATCACCATAACTGACATCCTCGACAATGAAGGCATATTGAAAAAGACTATCAAGCGTGGAGTGGGGAATGATAAACCTTGTGATTTGGATGAAGTGCTTG tgaACTACAATGCTTGCCTGGAGGATGGGATGTCAGTGTCCATGTCTGAAGGTGTTGAGTTCAACCTTGCAGAAG GCTTCTTTTGTCCTGCCTTTGCACGTGCTGTGGAGACTATGACAGAAGGAGAGGAAGTTGTTCTCATTGTTAAACCAGAAT ATGGTTTTGGTGAACGGGGTAGACCGTCCATAGGGGATGAAGCTGCTGTGCCACCTGATGCAACTCTTTATGTGTACCTTCAATTGATGTCATGGAAAACAGTGAGACACATTGGACAGAACGGGACAATCCTTAAAAAAACCCTTCACAGAGGAAACTTGGAAGGACAGCACACCGAGAATCAAGCAGTGGTTGGAG TTCGGCTGATTGGTAAACTGCATGATGGGGCTGTTTTTGATCAGAGGGGTCACCAAGGAGATGAGCCATTTGAGTTTGTGGTTGACGAAG AGCAGGTTAGCGATGACCTAGAGGAAACTGTTCTGACAATGTGGGAGGGAGAGGTCTCCTTGTTCACCATTCCGCCCCAGTGTTTGCAGGATCAACACATGGTTGTCCCTCCTGGTTCTTCCGTGACCTATGAAATTGAGCTTGTCTCTGTTGTAAAT GACAAGCATCCCTGGCTCATGAGTCAAGCAGAGAGCGTTGAGGCTGCagttgagaaggaaaaggaGGGTGACAAACTATTCGGCTCAAGCAAATATTTGAGAGCTTATAGGAGATATTACAAG GCCAGACAGATCATACTCTCGTGCTTTCGACGAGGAGACATAGATGGAGAAATTAAACAAATGTTGATTTCCTTTGCCTTCAAAGCTGCAGAATGCGCAACTCAGCTTCAACGCTTCGAACAAGCATACCATCGCTACCGTGAG CCGTTTCGTCCGAAGGAACAGCATTCCATTGGTTGGACAATGACGACGGGGGCTATATCTAGCATGAGGCTAAAACAAGGACACAAATACCGTGGAGGCATGATTTTTGTCCCTCCTATTGCAAGACCAGGGGCCAATGTACCTACAAGCCGTAGTCCAGCTACACAAGCAACGCGTGTTGTTAACACAAACAGAGTTACGACAAACATCGAGAACCAAAACTCTGGCACCACCAGGAAGAGCCTAGGTTCGTGCTTCAGGTCCTGTTTGGCACCCATTGTTGGCCCCTTGTAA
- the LOC127781854 gene encoding 70 kDa peptidyl-prolyl isomerase-like isoform X2 → MQGFSMAVSSMQAGEKAVFTIPPELAGTKSRCPADIPANLPPNQALQFDVELISLITITDILDNEGILKKTIKRGVGNDKPCDLDEVLVNYNACLEDGMSVSMSEGVEFNLAEGFFCPAFARAVETMTEGEEVVLIVKPEYGFGERGRPSIGDEAAVPPDATLYVYLQLMSWKTVRHIGQNGTILKKTLHRGNLEGQHTENQAVVGVRLIGKLHDGAVFDQRGHQGDEPFEFVVDEEQVSDDLEETVLTMWEGEVSLFTIPPQCLQDQHMDKHPWLMSQAESVEAAVEKEKEGDKLFGSSKYLRAYRRYYKARQIILSCFRRGDIDGEIKQMLISFAFKAAECATQLQRFEQAYHRYREPFRPKEQHSIGWTMTTGAISSMRLKQGHKYRGGMIFVPPIARPGANVPTSRSPATQATRVVNTNRVTTNIENQNSGTTRKSLGSCFRSCLAPIVGPL, encoded by the exons ATGCAAGGCTTCAGTATGGCTGTTAGCTCAATGCAAGCAGGGGAGAAAGCTGTATTCACCATCCCTCCAGAATTAGCAGGCACCAAGTCTCGGTGTCCTGCTGATATCCCAGCGAACCTTCCTCCCAACCAAGCACTACAGTTTGATGTTGAGCTCATCTCTCTTATCACCATAACTGACATCCTCGACAATGAAGGCATATTGAAAAAGACTATCAAGCGTGGAGTGGGGAATGATAAACCTTGTGATTTGGATGAAGTGCTTG tgaACTACAATGCTTGCCTGGAGGATGGGATGTCAGTGTCCATGTCTGAAGGTGTTGAGTTCAACCTTGCAGAAG GCTTCTTTTGTCCTGCCTTTGCACGTGCTGTGGAGACTATGACAGAAGGAGAGGAAGTTGTTCTCATTGTTAAACCAGAAT ATGGTTTTGGTGAACGGGGTAGACCGTCCATAGGGGATGAAGCTGCTGTGCCACCTGATGCAACTCTTTATGTGTACCTTCAATTGATGTCATGGAAAACAGTGAGACACATTGGACAGAACGGGACAATCCTTAAAAAAACCCTTCACAGAGGAAACTTGGAAGGACAGCACACCGAGAATCAAGCAGTGGTTGGAG TTCGGCTGATTGGTAAACTGCATGATGGGGCTGTTTTTGATCAGAGGGGTCACCAAGGAGATGAGCCATTTGAGTTTGTGGTTGACGAAG AGCAGGTTAGCGATGACCTAGAGGAAACTGTTCTGACAATGTGGGAGGGAGAGGTCTCCTTGTTCACCATTCCGCCCCAGTGTTTGCAGGATCAACACATG GACAAGCATCCCTGGCTCATGAGTCAAGCAGAGAGCGTTGAGGCTGCagttgagaaggaaaaggaGGGTGACAAACTATTCGGCTCAAGCAAATATTTGAGAGCTTATAGGAGATATTACAAG GCCAGACAGATCATACTCTCGTGCTTTCGACGAGGAGACATAGATGGAGAAATTAAACAAATGTTGATTTCCTTTGCCTTCAAAGCTGCAGAATGCGCAACTCAGCTTCAACGCTTCGAACAAGCATACCATCGCTACCGTGAG CCGTTTCGTCCGAAGGAACAGCATTCCATTGGTTGGACAATGACGACGGGGGCTATATCTAGCATGAGGCTAAAACAAGGACACAAATACCGTGGAGGCATGATTTTTGTCCCTCCTATTGCAAGACCAGGGGCCAATGTACCTACAAGCCGTAGTCCAGCTACACAAGCAACGCGTGTTGTTAACACAAACAGAGTTACGACAAACATCGAGAACCAAAACTCTGGCACCACCAGGAAGAGCCTAGGTTCGTGCTTCAGGTCCTGTTTGGCACCCATTGTTGGCCCCTTGTAA